The following are encoded together in the Methylorubrum sp. B1-46 genome:
- a CDS encoding phage major capsid protein: protein MTEMRFETKAPMGLPENKAATFGTEAVLDEFARAFEAFKEANDTRLSEIETRLTADVVIEEKLARIDAALDQAKGRLDRISLDRARPPLGRDTPRDASTTEHKAAFDLYVRAGESAGLKRLEEKALSAGSGPDGGYLVPPTIEREVLRRLAEISPIRAIATVRAVSGGQYKRAVSVNGPAAGWVAETAPRPQTDAPSLSELSFPAMELYAMPAATQTLLDDAVLDIDAWLAEEVETAFAEQESVAFVTGDGVGRPKGFLSYDTVANADWEPGKLGFVATGAAGAFPASNPSDVLFDLIYALRAGYRQGASFVMNRRVQSAIRKFKDADGNYLWQPPLAADRAATLMGFPLVEAEAMPDFGAGNHSIAFGDFKRGYLVVDRVGLRTLRDPYSAKPYVLFYTTKRVGGGVQDFAAIKLLRFA from the coding sequence ATGACCGAGATGCGTTTCGAGACCAAGGCCCCCATGGGCCTGCCCGAGAACAAGGCGGCGACGTTCGGCACGGAAGCCGTACTCGACGAGTTCGCCCGTGCCTTCGAGGCCTTCAAGGAGGCCAATGACACGCGGCTCTCCGAGATCGAGACCCGGCTCACCGCCGATGTCGTGATCGAGGAGAAGCTTGCCCGTATCGACGCCGCTCTCGATCAGGCGAAGGGTCGGCTCGACCGGATCAGCCTCGACCGCGCCCGGCCGCCGCTCGGTCGGGATACCCCGCGCGACGCCTCCACCACCGAGCACAAGGCTGCCTTCGACCTCTACGTCCGCGCCGGCGAGAGCGCCGGGCTGAAGCGACTGGAGGAAAAGGCGCTCTCCGCCGGCTCGGGACCGGATGGCGGCTATCTCGTGCCGCCGACAATCGAGCGCGAGGTCTTGCGTCGTCTGGCCGAGATCTCGCCGATCCGTGCCATTGCCACGGTCCGCGCCGTCTCCGGCGGCCAGTACAAGCGGGCGGTCTCGGTGAACGGTCCCGCCGCGGGCTGGGTCGCCGAGACGGCGCCCCGGCCGCAGACGGACGCGCCGAGCCTGTCCGAACTGAGCTTCCCGGCGATGGAACTCTACGCCATGCCGGCGGCGACGCAGACCCTGCTCGACGACGCTGTGCTCGACATCGATGCGTGGCTGGCGGAGGAAGTCGAGACGGCGTTCGCCGAGCAGGAGAGCGTCGCCTTCGTCACCGGCGACGGCGTCGGCCGGCCGAAGGGCTTCCTCAGCTACGATACGGTGGCCAACGCCGATTGGGAGCCGGGCAAGCTCGGCTTCGTGGCGACGGGGGCGGCCGGCGCCTTCCCCGCGAGCAACCCGAGCGACGTGTTGTTCGACCTGATCTACGCTTTGCGCGCCGGATACCGCCAGGGCGCGAGCTTCGTGATGAATCGGCGGGTGCAGAGCGCGATCCGCAAGTTCAAGGATGCGGACGGCAACTATCTCTGGCAACCGCCGCTGGCCGCCGACCGCGCCGCGACCCTGATGGGCTTCCCCCTCGTCGAGGCCGAGGCGATGCCCGACTTCGGGGCGGGGAACCATTCCATCGCATTCGGCGACTTCAAGCGCGGCTACCTCGTAGTGGATCGCGTGGGCCTGCGGACCCTGCGCGATCCGTATTCCGCCAAGCCCTACGTACTGTTCTATACCACCAAGCGCGTCGGCGGCGGCGTGCAGGACTTCGCCGCGATCAAGCTGCTTCGGTTCGCCTGA
- a CDS encoding HK97 family phage prohead protease, which produces MDGHFTGYASLFGVPDLGRDTVLPGAFAASLARRGARGVRMLWQHDPAEPIGSWLSLTEDGRGLRVAGRLNLAVQRAREIDALMREGALDGLSIGFRVVRASPERGGRRLLAVDLWEVSLVTFPLQPDARVIRAAAPRPFVPPRPRLAAPPLAARA; this is translated from the coding sequence ATGGATGGCCATTTCACCGGCTACGCCAGCCTGTTCGGCGTGCCCGATCTCGGCCGCGACACCGTCCTGCCGGGAGCGTTTGCCGCAAGCCTCGCCCGGCGGGGCGCGCGTGGGGTGCGGATGCTGTGGCAGCACGATCCGGCCGAACCGATCGGCTCCTGGCTTTCCCTCACGGAGGACGGACGGGGTCTGCGTGTCGCTGGGCGGCTCAACCTCGCGGTCCAGCGCGCCCGCGAGATCGACGCGCTGATGCGCGAGGGCGCCCTCGACGGCCTTTCGATCGGGTTTCGCGTGGTGCGGGCGTCCCCCGAACGCGGCGGACGGCGGCTCCTCGCCGTCGATCTGTGGGAGGTCTCGCTGGTGACCTTTCCCCTGCAGCCCGATGCGCGGGTGATCCGCGCCGCAGCCCCGCGCCCCTTCGTCCCACCGCGCCCGCGCCTCGCCGCTCCTCCGCTCGCGGCGCGCGCCTGA
- a CDS encoding phage portal protein, producing MPGFIARLARAAGFAPATKAATAFALYGEGRAVWTTRDYAALAREGFQRNAVVHRAVRLVAEAAAALPLTLAGADDAHPLMALLARPNPREGRMRFLDGVYGHLLVSGNAYIEAVEIDGTPRELFSLRPDRMQVVTGADGWPAAYEYAVGGRRLRYEQASPVPPILHMTLFNPLDDHYGLSPMEAAAVPLDIHNAAGAWNKALLDNAARPSGALVFAPSTGTALSDTQFTRLKAELEASYQGSANAGRPLLLDGGLDWRPLSLSPKEMDFVEAKAAAAREIALAFGVPPLLLGLPGDNTHANYAEANRAFYRQTVIPLVRRTADSLARWLEPAFGTARLEPDLDAVEALATERESLWRRVQGADFLSEAEKREAVGYPAQRSGLGTGSPA from the coding sequence ATGCCTGGATTCATCGCGCGGCTCGCCAGGGCTGCCGGGTTCGCGCCGGCGACGAAAGCGGCCACGGCTTTCGCCCTCTACGGAGAGGGCAGGGCGGTTTGGACGACGCGCGATTACGCGGCTCTGGCGCGCGAAGGCTTCCAGCGCAACGCTGTCGTTCATCGCGCTGTCCGGCTCGTCGCCGAAGCCGCCGCCGCCTTGCCCTTGACGTTGGCCGGCGCCGACGATGCGCACCCGTTGATGGCGCTGCTCGCGCGTCCGAATCCGCGCGAGGGAAGGATGCGCTTCCTCGACGGGGTCTACGGACACCTTCTGGTCTCCGGCAACGCCTATATAGAAGCGGTCGAGATCGACGGCACGCCGCGCGAACTGTTCTCCCTGCGGCCGGACCGGATGCAGGTCGTGACCGGGGCCGATGGCTGGCCGGCGGCTTACGAGTACGCCGTCGGCGGCCGGCGCCTCCGCTACGAACAGGCCAGCCCGGTGCCGCCGATCCTGCACATGACGCTGTTCAACCCACTCGACGACCATTACGGCCTCTCGCCGATGGAGGCGGCGGCGGTGCCGCTCGACATTCACAATGCGGCCGGCGCCTGGAACAAGGCGCTACTCGACAACGCGGCGCGTCCGTCCGGTGCACTCGTCTTCGCTCCTTCGACCGGCACGGCGCTCAGCGACACGCAGTTCACCCGTCTCAAGGCGGAGCTGGAAGCGAGTTACCAGGGGAGCGCCAATGCGGGCCGTCCGTTGCTTCTCGATGGCGGGCTTGACTGGCGCCCGCTCTCGCTTTCACCCAAGGAGATGGACTTCGTCGAGGCGAAGGCGGCGGCCGCGCGCGAGATCGCACTGGCCTTCGGCGTGCCGCCGCTGCTGCTCGGCCTTCCCGGCGACAACACCCACGCCAACTACGCCGAGGCCAACCGCGCCTTCTACCGCCAGACGGTGATCCCGCTGGTGCGCCGCACCGCCGACTCGCTCGCCCGCTGGCTGGAGCCGGCCTTCGGCACCGCCCGGCTGGAGCCGGACCTCGACGCCGTCGAGGCGCTGGCGACCGAGCGCGAATCGCTGTGGCGCCGGGTGCAGGGCGCCGACTTTTTGTCGGAGGCCGAGAAGCGCGAGGCCGTTGGCTATCCGGCGCAAAGATCGGGGCTAGGCACCGGCTCTCCGGCCTGA
- a CDS encoding DNA-packaging protein has product MLHSRQRSRTLAFLNRLTPAHLRLLETDWLHLARHDQLPPPGDWTTWAVIGGRGSGKTRTGAEWVRGLAHGDPVFSVEPVERIALVGETFADVRDVMIEGPSGLLALPRFGGEPPIWQPSRRRVVFGNGAVALVFSAEEPDSLRGPQFGAMWSDEIAKWREAEITYDMIQFGLRLGRHPRGLVTTTPRPVPLIRRLLADPRTVVTRSRTADNAANLAPSYLEDVVGRYAGTRLGHQELDGEVIEDRPDALWTRDAIERARVREAPPLQRIVVAVDPPASSRAGADACGIVAAGLAADGAAYVLADATLEQAAPAVWARAALALYHRLKADALVAEINQGGEMVVAVLAEADPSVPIVTVRANRGKWLRAEPVSLLYAQGRVRHVGPLPPLEDEMCAFGPGGLPGGGSPDRLDALVWALTHLMLASAAEPRIRRL; this is encoded by the coding sequence ATGCTGCATTCGCGGCAGCGGAGCCGAACGTTGGCGTTCCTGAACCGACTCACGCCGGCGCATCTGCGCCTGCTTGAGACCGATTGGCTCCATTTGGCGCGGCACGACCAGCTTCCGCCACCGGGAGATTGGACCACCTGGGCGGTGATCGGCGGGCGCGGTTCCGGAAAGACCCGAACCGGCGCCGAATGGGTGCGCGGCCTCGCCCATGGCGACCCGGTGTTCTCAGTGGAGCCGGTCGAGCGGATCGCGCTCGTCGGCGAGACCTTTGCTGATGTGCGCGACGTGATGATCGAGGGGCCGTCCGGCCTCCTCGCTCTGCCGCGGTTCGGCGGGGAGCCGCCGATCTGGCAACCGTCGCGGCGGCGGGTGGTGTTCGGCAACGGCGCCGTGGCGCTCGTCTTTTCGGCCGAGGAGCCGGATTCCCTGCGCGGGCCGCAATTCGGCGCCATGTGGTCCGACGAGATCGCCAAGTGGCGTGAGGCCGAGATCACCTACGACATGATCCAGTTCGGTCTGCGGCTCGGGCGCCATCCGCGCGGCCTCGTCACTACGACGCCGCGCCCGGTGCCGCTGATCCGCCGGTTGCTCGCCGATCCGCGCACGGTGGTGACGCGCTCGCGCACTGCCGACAATGCAGCGAACCTCGCACCGAGTTATCTGGAGGATGTGGTCGGCCGCTATGCCGGCACCCGTCTCGGCCATCAGGAACTCGACGGTGAAGTGATCGAGGATCGGCCGGATGCGCTCTGGACCCGCGACGCCATCGAGCGGGCGCGCGTCCGTGAGGCGCCGCCGCTGCAGCGCATCGTCGTCGCGGTCGATCCGCCGGCCTCGTCGCGGGCCGGGGCCGACGCCTGCGGGATCGTCGCGGCGGGGCTCGCGGCCGATGGAGCTGCCTATGTCCTGGCCGACGCGACCCTGGAACAGGCCGCGCCCGCTGTTTGGGCGCGCGCCGCGCTGGCCCTGTATCACCGGCTGAAGGCCGACGCGCTGGTGGCCGAGATCAACCAAGGCGGGGAGATGGTCGTCGCGGTGCTCGCCGAGGCAGACCCCAGCGTGCCCATCGTGACGGTGCGGGCAAACCGAGGCAAGTGGCTGCGGGCCGAGCCGGTCTCGCTGCTTTACGCCCAGGGGCGCGTCCGCCATGTCGGCCCGCTGCCGCCACTTGAAGATGAGATGTGCGCCTTCGGTCCCGGTGGTCTGCCGGGCGGCGGTTCACCGGATCGGCTCGATGCGCTGGTCTGGGCGCTCACGCATCTGATGCTTGCCTCCGCGGCCGAGCCGCGGATCCGCCGACTCTGA
- the cobJ gene encoding precorrin-3B C(17)-methyltransferase — MSASGSVMIIGLGPGDPRLLTESARAALDRAQDLIGYIPYVARVPERAGLTRHASDNRVEVDRARHALELAMSGRHVAVVSGGDPGVFAMAAAVFEAVEHGPADWRDLDIRVEPGITAMLAAAARLGAPLGGDFCAISLSDNLKPWEVVTARLEAVLRAGLSVALYNPISSARPWQLGRALALAAEILPPATPVIFARAVTRPDESLQVLTLDEARTASADMATMVIIGAPTTRLIEREGRLPFVYTPRSVTA; from the coding sequence GTGAGCGCGTCCGGGAGCGTCATGATTATCGGCCTCGGGCCGGGCGATCCGCGCCTGCTCACCGAATCGGCCCGCGCCGCCCTCGACCGGGCGCAGGATCTGATCGGCTACATTCCCTATGTCGCCCGCGTGCCCGAGCGCGCGGGGCTGACGCGCCACGCCAGCGACAACCGGGTCGAGGTCGACCGCGCCCGCCACGCGCTCGAACTCGCGATGTCCGGCCGGCACGTCGCCGTCGTGTCCGGCGGCGATCCCGGCGTGTTCGCCATGGCGGCCGCCGTGTTCGAGGCGGTGGAGCACGGCCCCGCGGACTGGCGCGACCTCGATATTCGCGTCGAGCCCGGCATCACCGCGATGCTCGCTGCCGCCGCCCGCCTCGGCGCGCCGCTGGGCGGCGATTTCTGCGCGATCTCGCTCTCCGACAACCTCAAACCCTGGGAGGTCGTGACCGCTCGGCTGGAGGCGGTTCTGCGGGCGGGGCTGAGCGTGGCCCTCTACAACCCGATCTCTTCGGCGCGCCCCTGGCAGCTCGGGCGGGCCCTGGCACTCGCCGCCGAGATCCTGCCGCCCGCCACGCCGGTCATCTTCGCCCGCGCCGTGACTCGGCCGGACGAGTCCCTGCAAGTGCTGACCTTGGACGAGGCCCGCACCGCGTCGGCCGACATGGCGACCATGGTCATCATCGGTGCGCCGACGACTCGGCTGATCGAGCGGGAGGGGCGGCTGCCTTTCGTCTACACGCCACGGAGCGTGACAGCCTGA
- a CDS encoding precorrin-2 C(20)-methyltransferase encodes MEGSVRIDAPAETADGAGETPAIAKTGTLYGVGMGPGDPDFLTVKAMRVLEHAPVLVHFCKRGKRGNARTIADAVVCDPTREFPLAYPYTTELHPDHPEYVSALAGFYDEAAGRLADHLDAGRDVAILSEGDPFFYGSFMHLWRRLKDRFPVEVIPGVTGMSGCWTRAGTPITWGDDVLTILPATLPREALVERLKGTNAAVIMKLGRHLPKVRGVLAETGFLARAVYVERGTMAGEQVVPLSEKADDVAPYFSMVLVPGEGRRP; translated from the coding sequence ATGGAGGGGAGCGTGCGCATCGACGCCCCGGCCGAGACCGCGGACGGCGCGGGCGAGACCCCCGCCATCGCCAAGACCGGCACGCTCTACGGCGTCGGCATGGGACCGGGGGACCCGGATTTCCTCACCGTGAAGGCGATGCGGGTGCTGGAGCACGCCCCCGTGCTCGTCCATTTCTGCAAGCGGGGCAAGCGCGGCAACGCCCGCACCATCGCCGACGCGGTGGTGTGCGACCCGACCCGCGAGTTTCCGCTGGCCTATCCCTACACCACCGAGCTTCACCCGGATCACCCGGAATACGTCTCGGCCCTGGCCGGCTTCTACGACGAGGCGGCGGGGCGGCTCGCCGACCATCTCGACGCGGGCCGCGACGTGGCGATCCTGTCGGAGGGCGATCCCTTCTTCTACGGCTCCTTCATGCATCTGTGGCGGCGCCTGAAGGACCGTTTCCCCGTGGAAGTCATCCCCGGCGTCACCGGTATGTCAGGCTGCTGGACGCGGGCCGGTACCCCGATCACGTGGGGAGACGACGTGCTGACCATTTTGCCCGCGACCCTGCCGCGCGAGGCCCTGGTGGAGCGGCTGAAGGGGACGAATGCCGCCGTCATCATGAAGCTTGGCCGTCACCTGCCGAAGGTGCGCGGCGTGCTGGCCGAGACCGGTTTTCTCGCCCGCGCGGTCTATGTCGAGCGCGGCACCATGGCGGGCGAGCAGGTGGTGCCGCTGTCCGAGAAGGCGGACGACGTTGCGCCCTACTTCTCGATGGTGCTGGTGCCCGGGGAGGGCCGCCGCCCGTGA
- a CDS encoding precorrin-8X methylmutase yields the protein MSARHDYIRDGGAIYARSFAMIRAESDLACWSGAAERVVVRMIHACGMTDLPRDVEMSDTFAAAGEAALKSGAPILCDVRMVADGVTRARLPAKNEVICTLGDPRVPDLAAEMGTTRSAAAMELWRDKLPGSIVAVGNAPTALFRLLELLDEGVAPPAAVIGIPVGFVGAAESKEALARDGRVPFVVVHGRRGGSAMTAAAVNALANEIE from the coding sequence ATGAGTGCCCGCCACGACTACATCCGCGACGGCGGCGCGATCTACGCGCGTTCCTTCGCGATGATCCGCGCCGAATCCGATCTCGCCTGCTGGTCCGGCGCGGCCGAGCGGGTCGTGGTGCGGATGATCCATGCCTGCGGCATGACCGACCTGCCGCGCGACGTGGAGATGTCCGACACCTTCGCGGCCGCGGGCGAGGCGGCGCTGAAGTCCGGCGCGCCGATCCTGTGCGACGTGCGCATGGTCGCCGACGGCGTCACCCGCGCCCGACTGCCGGCCAAGAACGAAGTGATCTGCACGCTGGGCGATCCGCGCGTGCCGGATCTGGCAGCGGAGATGGGCACCACCCGCTCGGCCGCGGCGATGGAGCTGTGGCGGGACAAGCTGCCCGGCAGCATCGTCGCCGTCGGTAACGCGCCGACCGCTCTGTTCCGCCTGCTCGAACTGCTCGACGAGGGCGTCGCGCCTCCGGCGGCGGTGATCGGCATCCCCGTCGGTTTCGTCGGCGCGGCGGAATCGAAGGAGGCTTTGGCGCGGGACGGGCGCGTGCCCTTCGTCGTGGTCCACGGCCGCCGCGGCGGCAGCGCCATGACGGCGGCGGCCGTCAACGCGCTTGCCAACGAGATCGAGTGA
- the cobG gene encoding precorrin-3B synthase yields the protein MSPRRTLPEGARRGWCPSLARPMPTGDGLLARIHPPLGRLTPAQLRAVADGARAYGNGHIDVTARGNLQIRGVSEASAPRLACALAAAGLGDIRDDGGPQRLTLTAPLAGLDPDEKIDVPALARAVEVAGHAVPGLPAKTLVAIDGGGAHGLGGAEADFYLFAERPGQVTFGLADASGALRCGVLPERQAAGVLGLALMAFAEIGGRRVRDLDPHQRAVIAAVAGFFPFAPTPLAPARVPGAPGRVALSGEVAALLVQAPFGRCTADRLEQVAALAGDGEVRLSAERGFALIAPASRTAVLREELAQAGFIVAPDDPRRRIAACPGAPACRSGTTPVPDHAARLAQALAPFAGLTAHVSGCAKGCAHPSPADLTLVGRDGAYDVVLAGPPSGEPATRLAFEAALDRIRKAAAAGLPGLDPVFRDDVSG from the coding sequence ATGAGCCCCCGCCGCACCCTGCCCGAGGGCGCCCGCCGCGGCTGGTGTCCCTCGCTCGCCCGGCCGATGCCGACCGGCGACGGATTGCTCGCCCGCATCCACCCGCCGCTCGGGCGCCTGACGCCCGCGCAGTTGCGCGCGGTGGCGGACGGCGCCCGCGCCTATGGCAACGGCCATATCGACGTCACCGCCCGCGGGAACCTCCAGATCCGCGGCGTCAGCGAGGCCAGCGCGCCGCGCCTCGCCTGCGCCCTGGCGGCGGCGGGTCTGGGCGACATCCGCGACGATGGCGGCCCGCAGCGCCTCACCCTCACCGCGCCGCTCGCCGGCCTCGATCCGGACGAAAAGATCGACGTGCCGGCGCTCGCCCGCGCCGTGGAGGTCGCGGGGCACGCCGTGCCGGGCCTGCCGGCGAAGACCCTGGTGGCGATCGACGGCGGCGGTGCCCACGGCCTCGGCGGGGCGGAAGCCGATTTCTATCTGTTTGCCGAGAGGCCGGGGCAAGTCACCTTCGGGCTCGCGGATGCGAGCGGTGCCCTCCGCTGCGGCGTGCTGCCGGAGCGTCAGGCGGCCGGTGTCCTCGGCCTCGCCCTCATGGCCTTCGCCGAGATCGGCGGACGCCGGGTGCGCGACCTCGATCCGCACCAGCGGGCCGTGATCGCGGCGGTGGCCGGCTTCTTCCCGTTCGCTCCGACACCGCTCGCGCCCGCGCGCGTTCCTGGCGCACCGGGACGCGTCGCCTTGAGCGGAGAGGTTGCGGCGCTCCTGGTGCAGGCGCCCTTCGGCCGCTGCACCGCGGACCGGCTGGAGCAGGTGGCCGCTCTGGCCGGCGACGGGGAGGTGCGGCTGAGCGCGGAGCGCGGCTTCGCGCTGATCGCCCCCGCGAGCCGCACCGCCGTGCTCCGAGAGGAATTGGCGCAAGCCGGCTTCATCGTGGCGCCGGACGATCCGCGCCGCCGGATCGCCGCCTGCCCCGGTGCGCCGGCCTGCCGCTCCGGCACCACGCCCGTGCCCGACCACGCCGCCCGGTTGGCGCAGGCGCTGGCGCCGTTCGCCGGGCTCACCGCCCATGTCTCGGGCTGCGCCAAGGGCTGCGCCCATCCGAGCCCCGCCGATCTCACCCTGGTCGGCCGGGACGGCGCCTACGACGTGGTGCTCGCCGGCCCCCCCTCTGGCGAGCCGGCAACGCGTCTCGCTTTCGAGGCGGCGCTGGACCGGATAAGGAAGGCCGCAGCCGCCGGGCTTCCGGGGCTAGACCCCGTGTTTCGCGACGACGTGTCAGGATAA